From a single Miscanthus floridulus cultivar M001 chromosome 8, ASM1932011v1, whole genome shotgun sequence genomic region:
- the LOC136474407 gene encoding salutaridine reductase-like, whose translation MEGAVPKPSEKRVALVTGGNRGMGFEICRQLASSGLTVVLTARNETRGAEAVDRLRGLGLPDVVFHQLDITEPASAARLADFVRSKFGRLDVLINNAGILGVTMEVGDEAAIKEMMVGKDQNEIAQWLKQRTTQNIEQAEECVRINYHGTKTVTEALLPLVQSSSDGRIVNVTSAFGLLRLFSGEELRQELSSICTLTKQRLDELSALFLEDYKSGKLEPRGWPTDRVYAAYQASKALVSAYTRILARENPALRVNCVHPGYVETEMNCNTGNLTAAEGARVSVAVAVADHGGVTGAYFDRTEIASFV comes from the exons ATGGAAGGAGCCGTTCCCAAGCCATCGGAGAAGAG GGTGGCCCTGGTCACCGGCGGGAACCGGGGCATGGGGTTCGAGATATGCCGGCAGCTGGCGTCCAGCGGGCTCACCGTTGTCCTGACCGCGCGGAACGAGACGAGGGGAGCCGAGGCGGTCGACAGGCTTCGCGGCCTCGGCCTGCCGGACGTCGTGTTCCACCAGCTGGACATCACGGAGCCCGCCAGCGCTGCTCGCTTGGCTGATTTCGTCAGGAGCAAGTTCGGCAGGCTCGATGTGTTG ATCAACAACGCAGGAATACTGGGAGTGACGATGGAGGTTGGAGATGAGGCAGCCATCAAAGAAATG ATGGTAGGCAAGGACCAGAACGAGATTGCTCAATGGCTGAAGCAGAGGACCACGCAGAACATCGAACAAGCAGAGGAATGCGTCAGAATTAACTACCACGGCACCAAAACCGTCACGGAAGCTCTCCTTCCGCTCGTGCAATCCTCCTCTGACGGAAGGATCGTCAACGTCACTTCAGCCTTTGGGCTACTCAGG CTCTTCAGCGGCGAGGAGCTCCGGCAGGAGCTGAGCAGCATCTGCACGCTGACCAAGCAACGGCTGGACGAGCTGTCGGCGCTGTTCCTGGAGGACTACAAGAGCGGCAAGCTGGAGCCCCGTGGATGGCCGACTGACCGGGTGTACGCGGCGTACCAGGCGTCCAAGGCGCTCGTCTCCGCCTACACGAGGATCCTCGCCAGGGAGAACCCGGCGCTGCGGGTCAACTGCGTGCACCCGGGCTACGTCGAGACGGAGATGAACTGCAACACCGGTAACCTGACGGCCGCGGAAGGCGCCCGGGTCTCCGTCGCGGTCGCTGTCGCCGACCACGGCGGCGTCACCGGCGCTTACTTCGACCGCACTGAAATAGCTTCATTCGTGTAA